TCCTGGGTCCAGCCGTCCGGCCACTCGTCGCGGTCCTTCAGGCTGGCGATCGGGGTCGATTCGTTCTGGCCCTGCGGATCGGCCGGGCTTTCGCCGCGGCCCACGCCCGACACCACCGACTTGACGCCGGGCACGCCCAGCACCAGCTTGTTGGCTTCCTTCTCCAGCTTGATCGACTCTTCCAGCGAGATGTTCGGCACGCGGTCGATCGCGGGAACGATCGAGCCCTCCTTCATCTCCGGAATGAACGACGTACCGAGCAGCGGCACGATCAGCAGCGTGGCAACGAACGCGCCCACCGCGCTGAGCACGGTCTTGCGGCTGTTGCCCAGCGCCCAGTGCAGCATGCGCAGGTAGTGGCGCTTCATGAACGCGATCACGCGCGTGTCATGCTCGGCGCCGCCCTTGAGCAGGTACGACGACAGCACCGGCGACAGCGTCAGCGACAGGAACAGCGAGATCGCCAGCGCGATCGAGATGGTGAACGCCAGCGGCGCGAACATCTTGCCTTCCATGCCGGACAGCGTCATCAGCGGCAGGAACACCAGGATGATGATGCCCACGCCCACGATCACCGGCGTGGCCACTTCCTGCACCGCCTTGACCAGGATCTCGGTCTTGGTCAGGCCCGGCTCCTTGTGGCCGAGCCGCTCGAACGCGTTCTCGACCACCACCACCGAGCCGTCGACCATCAGGCCGATGGCGATCGCCAGCCCCCCCAGCGACATCAGGTTGGCCGACAGGCCCACCTCGTTCATCACCATAAAGGTCAGCAACGGCGTCAGCACCAGCGTGGCCAGCACGATCACCGACGAGCGCACGTCACCCAGGAACAGGAACAGCACGATCACCACCAGCACCACGCCTTCGAGCAGCACCTTGGTCACGGTCCACAGCGCGGCATCGACCAGCTCGCTGCGGTCGTAGTACGGCACGATCTGCAGCTTGCCGGGCAGCATGCCGCGCTCGTTGATCTCGGCCACGCGTGCCTTCACGCGGCTGACCACTTCCTTGGCATTGCCGCCGCGCATCATCATGACGATGCCGCCGACGGCCTCGGTCTGGCCGTTCTTGACCAGCGCGCCCTGCCGCACCTCATGGCCGATGGTGACGTTGGCCACGTCGCGCAGGTAGACCGGGGTGCCTTCGACCTCCTTGAGCACGATGCTGCCCAGGTCCTCCACTCCCTTGGCCAGGCCCACGCCGCGGATCAGGTACTGCTCGGCGTAGTGCGGCAGCACGCCGCCGCCGGAGTTGGCGTTGTTGCGCGCCAGTGCCTGATACACCTGCTGGATCGATACCCCGTAGTGGCGCATCCGCTCCGGGTTGACCAGCGCCTGGTATTGCCGCACGTAGCCGCCCTGCGAGTTGATCTCGGCCACGCCGGGGATCGAGCGCAGCAGCGGGCGCACCACCCAGTCCTGGGCGATGCGGCGCTCGGCCAGCTCTTCCTGGGTCAGCTCGCGGTCGCCGTCGTCGGCGCGGTCCAGCGTGTATTGGTAGACCTCGCCCAGGCCGGTCGAGACCGGTCCCAGCACCGGCGACACGCCTTCCGGCATGCGCCCGGCGACTTCGATCAGCCGCTCCAGCACCAGCTGGCGTGCGAAGTACACGTCCGTGGCATCGGTAAACACCAGCGTGATCAGCGACAGGCCCGCCTTGTTCAGCGAGCGCATCTCTTCCAGGCCCGGCAGGCCCGTCATCGCCATTTCCACGGGCACGGTGACAAAGCGCTCGACTTCCTCGGGCGAGCGGCCCGCGGCTTCGGTGGCGATCTGCACCTGCACGTTGGTCACATCGGGGAAAGCGTCCACCGACAGCTTGGTGGCAGCGTTCAGGCCGAAGAAGAACAGCACCACGGCGATCACGCAAACCACCAGCCGCTGCTTGATGGCGGCTTCGACTAGGGATTTCATCATGTCCGATTACCCTTGCTCGATGCGCTTGCGCTCGTTGTCCAGGTGGAACGCGCCATCGACCACGATGCGGTCGCCGGCCTTCACGCCGTTCTGCACCACGCGCATGCCGTCGCTCTCGGCACCCAGCTTGACCTTGGTCAGGCGGAACTTGTTGCCCGGCATCTCGACATAGACCAGCTCGTCGTTGCCGTCACGCACCACCGCGGCCGCGGGGATCACCAGCTGGTCCTGCGGCTTGCCGGCGATCAGCATGCTGGCGAGCATGGCGGGCTTCAGGCGCCCCTCGCGATTCTCCAGCTCGGTGCGGACCAGCACGGTGCGCGACTGCGGGCTGACCGTGCGGCCCACGTAGATCAGCTTGCCGGTGATGGTGTTGCCGCCCTTGCCGTTGGCCAGCGACGGCACCTCGATCTCCACGCTCTGCCCTTCGGCCACCTGCGCGGCCTGCTGCTCGGGCACCTCGGCCACGACCCACACGCGCGACAGGTCGGCCACGGTGTAGAGCGCATCGGCAGGCTGCACCACCTGGCCCTGCGCCACGTTGCGCTCGACCACGGTGCCGCTGATGCTCGAATACACCGGCGAATGCGAGTTGATGCTGCCGTTCTTCGCCAGCTCGGCGATCGAGCCCTGCGACATGCCCAGCACGCGCAGCTGGTCGCGGTAGGCGCGCATCTCGGCGGAGGCAATCGCCAGTTCGCTCTCGCGGCGCTGCAGCTCGCCGCGGCCGATCACGTCGGCGGCAAACAGCTGGCGCGCGCGCTCGGCGTTGCGCACCTGCAGGTCGTGCTGGGCCTCGCTCTTCAGGAACGACATCTGCGCCGCGCCCAGCTCGCTGCTGTGCAGGCGCGCCAGCACCTGGCCGGCCTTCACTTCCTGGCCCAGCGTGGCATACAGGTCGGTGACGCGCCCGGTCACGCTGGCGCCGATGCGCGAGACGCGCTGCTCGTCGAAGTCGATGCGGCCGGCCACGCGCAGCATCTCGCTGAACGGAGAGGTGGTAACCGGCGCCACCTTCAGCGACTGCTGCAGGTTGCCTTCCGGCTGGATCACGCCGGGCGGCAGCTTGGGCGCCTCGGCCACGGGTTCAGGCTTGTCGGAACAGGCCGCCAGGCTGAACGTCAGGACGGCAGCGGCCGTCAGCGATAGCAGGAAATTGGGACGCATGGTTAGTTCTGTTCGATGGTGGAGGTCGGCGGCAGGCCCGGCGCGGCAGTGGTGCCCGGGGCGCTCGACATGAGCTTTTCGATCTGGATGGCGGCCAGCTGCTGCTCGTACTGGGCGGCGATCAGCTCGTTGCGCGCGCTGCGCAGCACGCGCTGGGCATCGATGAAGTCCAGGATGCCACGCTCGCCGAAGCGATAGGCGGACTCGGCCACGCCCAGCGCCGACTCGGCCTCGCGCACGATGCCGGACTCCAGCGCGGTCACCTGCGCCTGCGTGATCTCGTACTGGCGGTAGGCCGATTCCAGTTCCTGCGTCAGCTCGAACTCGCGCATTTCCAGCGCGCTCTGCGCCTGCGTCGCCTGCGCGGTGGCTTCGCCCACGGGGCCGCGGCGGCGGTCCCACAGCGGGATGGTCATGACCAGGCCGATCTGCGAGACGTTGTTGTCGGGCTGGCGGTCGGTGCTGGCGCGCACCGCCACTTCCGGCCAGCGCAGCGAACGCTGGTAGTCGACACCCAGGCGGGCGCGCTCCAGCTCCGTGCGGCGCTGGACCAGCTCGGCATTGCTCGCGGTCATGGTGTCGCGCAGCACCGGCAGCGGCGGCACGTCCGGCGACTGTCCCAGCGTGCCGGCCAGCGAGAACTGGCCCGGCATGGCGCCGCCGACCTGCTGGCGCAGCGCGGCCTTGGCCTGGTTCACGCGCAGCTCGGCGGTCTGCTGGCTCTTCTGCGAGGCCAGCAGTTCGGTCTCGGCCTTGATCAGTTCATAACGCGGCGCCTCGCCCACTTCCACGCGCAGCCGTGCGCGCGAATGGATCTGCCGCATCATCGCCAGGTCTTCCTCGGCGGCATGCAGCTCGCTTTCGCGGCGCAGCACATCGTAGTAAGAGGTCTTGACGCGCGCGGCGAGGTCGGCGCGGAAACCCTGCCGAGCCGCTTGCGACGACTCCAGGCCGCGCGACGCCATGGCCTCGCGCAGGCTGCGCTGGTGCGGGTAGTCCAGCTTCTGCACCACGGCGTAGCTGGGCGCATTGCCGCTGGTCACGCCGGGCTGCTTGCCGGACAGGCGGCCGTACATCACCTCGACCTGCGGATTGGGATAGGCGCGCGCGCTGCTGATGGCGGCGCTGGCGGCATCGACGTTGGCCTCGGCCGCGGCAACGCCCTTGTTGGTCGACTGCGCCATGTCGAGCAGTTGCGGCAGCGAGAAAGCGGGGCCGGCTGCGGGGCCGGCCGGGCGTGCCGAATTTGTCTTCGGCACGGTTGTGGCGGCCAGCAGTTCTGCGCCCGGCGTGGGCAGCAAGGCGGAAGATTTCGAAGCAGGCTTGGAGAGCGGTGCGGCCGGGGCGGCGGGTACGGTGCCCGCTGCCCCCGCGGCCTTCGCCGGCGCGGCGCCCTGCTCGCCGGCATGGGCCGGGGCAGCGGCGAACGCGAGCAGCGAAAGCGACGCGATCAGGGTCAGCTTGGTTGTTGTCATGAGTCCGGAATGCAAGCAATACGACGCCTGCGCCATGCCGCCGCGCGCCCCGGCGTGCGCGGGCACGGCAGGACGGCAACGGCTTACCCGCGCGGCAAGGCCGCGGGCAGGCTGGCGATATCAGGCATGGGGGCGCGGCCCGCGGCACGGCCGCTGCATGCGCAGCGCGTGCGTGCGGGAGCGAGCGGCAAGGCGTGCAAACGCCTGGCGCTCAGGAGAGGAATATCGGTGGCCGGAAGAAGGCGGTAGGCGGCGGCTCGGCGCGGCCAGGGGGATACTGCGCAATGTCGCCGGTGGGCAGCAGCAGCTTCACCGGCGGCAAGGCAAAGAGGGCGCTGGACTCTTCGATCTCGTCGAGCACGTCCAGCGGATCGAGCAGGTCGGCCGACCAGATATTGCAGTATCCGGGCGGCGGGTCTGCACAGATGTCGTCGTCATTCAGGCCATCGTCGCCGGGAACGATGACGCGGCCCAGGTCGTCCACCGGCTGCAGCGCGGCCAGTTCGGTACTGGCCTGCACCTCCGGCTGCACCGACGCGCGCGCATCCGCCACGGCTCCGAAGGAGAGCAGCGACAGGCACATGGCGGTCAGCAGCAGGAACAACAATCGCATGAGTCGGGGGCTTGGAGCACGGGGCGGAAGCACCATTTGGCCATGGCGCACGCCGTGCTGCGGTACAGCATTGTAACGTAACGATTACCATTGACAGGAAATCGTTACGTTCGTTCCCTGGAAAGAGGCAATAGAAGCTGCGCCGGGACTGAAATCTTCTGGCCGTGGATATTCCAACGCGGCATAGTTGCGTCCAAGCCTGCCATCGCCGTTTCCCGGCCGCCTCCAGTTACTTCCATGAGTCAGATCCCTGTTTCCCTAAGCCGAAAGCTGCGCTTTTCCCAGATCGTCGTGTTCGAGCAAGTGCTGCGCAGCGGATCGATCCTGCGCGCGGCGCAAGCGCTCAACATGACGCAGTCGGCGGTGACCAAGGTGGTCCACGAACTGGAAAATCAGCTCGGCGCGCCCTTGCTGGTACGGGGGAATCGGGGTGTCAGCGCGACGGAGTTCGGCGAGCTGGTTGCCAAGAGAGCAAAGTCGCTGCTGGCCGAACTGCGCTACATGACCGAGGAGGTCAATGCATTTCGAACCGGCGCAGCCGGGCATGTGTTCGTCGGCACGTTGATCTCGGCGTCGGCCGCGCTGCTGCCGCGCGCGATCCAGTTACTCAAGGCCAAAGCGCCGGCCGTGGTCGTGACGCTACGCGTCGCGCAAATGGATCAGCTGCTGCCTGCCTTGATCGCCGGGGATCTCGACCTCGTCGTCGGACGCGTGCCCGAAGATGGCAGCTGGCACGCCAAGTCGCCGCAGCTTGAAGCCGAGACCTTGTATCGGGAGCCGCTCTGCGCCGTGGGGGGCGTACACCATCCACTGGCGTCGCACACGGCGACCGGGCTCATGGACATGCTCGAGTTTCCGTGGATTCTCCCGACGCGCGATTCCTCGTTGCGGCTGACAGCGGATCGCATGTTCCACAAGGCCGGCCTGCCGGGGCCGTCGAACGTGGTGGAATCGCTCTCGGTGATGACCAATGTCGCCCTGATGCTGGACCAGATGACCGTCGGCCTGATGCCGCATTCGGCAGCGCAACAGTTCGCGCAAGCCGGTCTCCTTGCAGTATTGCCAATCGCAGGCCTGCCCGAATTCGGCGAGATCGGCTGCTTTGCCTTCACTGGGCGGGCGCCGGGTCCGGCCGTCGAACTGTTCAGAAACTGCCTGCGCGAGGCAGCCACGGGGATGGTGCCCCCGGCAAAGAGTGACTCACGGAGCCGCCCCTCGTAGCGGAGTTCACGCCATCCAACAGGAGTTCCAGCAGGAACCTCAACGTCTGGTCGGCAACAGTCGAGGTCAGTCGGGGTTCGCATCGCCTCATATATTCCAGACAGGAATACATGAGGCGGAAAGTTTCATTTTTCAGGAAAGGCAGGCGTCTCTACACTGCAACGCAAACAAGCCTTGGAGACCGCTGTGCTGCCCCACCCCAACCTGTATCGAAACTATGTCGACGGTCGCTTCGTGCAGGCCGCCAAGACCTTTCCAAACGTTTCGCCGATCAACGGTGCCGCGATTGGCCAGGTCTGCGAGGCCGATGCCGCGCTGGTAGACCGCGCCGTGCGCGCTGCGCGCCAAGCCATGGAAGGTCCATGGGGCAAGACCAGCGCCGCCGAGCGTGCCAGGGTGCTGCACGCCATCGCCGACGGGATCGAAAAGCGCTTTGACGCATTTGTAAAGGCGGAGGTCGCCGACACCGGGCGGCCGGAACACCAGGCGCGCAGCCTGGACATCCGCCGCGGCGTGCAAAATTTCCGTACGTTTGCCGAACTGGCCAGCCAGGCTGGCGGCGAATACTTCGACATGCGCACCGCCGATGGAGATGTCTTCAGCTATGCCGTTCGCAAGCCCCACGGCGTGATCGGGATCATCTCTCCCTGGAACCTGCCGATGCTGCTGATGACCTGGAAGGTGGCACCGGCGCTGGCCTGTGGCAACGCCGTCGTGGTCAAGCCCTCCGAGGAAACGCCGGGCAGCGCGACCCTGCTGGCCGAGGTCATGGACGAGGCCGGTGTTCCGCCGGGCGTCTTCAATCTCGTGCATGGTTTCGGTGGCGGCTCGGCCGGCGAATTCCTTTCGCGCCATCCGGGCATCGACGCCATCACTTTCACCGGGGAGTCTCGCACCGGCAGCACCATCATGAAGGCGGTCGCCGATGGCGTGAAGGAAGTGTCCTTCGAACTTGGCGGCAAGAATGCTGCCGTCGTGTTCGCCGATTGCGATTTTGACAAGGCCGTGGCGGGCGTCATCCGTTCGAGCTTCACCAATACCGGCCAGGTCTGCCTGTGCTCGGAGCGCGTCTATGTGGAGCGCCCCATCTTCGATCGGTTTGTGGCGGCAATGAAGGAGCGCGCCGAAGCGCTCAAGATCGATTATCCCAACGCCGATGGCGTGGAAATGGGCTCGCTGATCTCGCATGGCCATCGCGACAAGGTGTTGTCCTACTTCGCGCTGGCGCGTGAAGAGGGCGCTACCGTGGTCACAGGCGGAGGCGTACCGCGCTTCGGCGACGAGCGGGACAACGGTGCCTACGTACAGCCGACGATCTGGACCGGACTGCCGGACTCGGCGCGCTGCGTGCAGGAGGAGGTCTTCGGACCGGTCTGTCATATCGCTCCCTTCGACAGCGACGACGAGGTGGTGGCGCGCGTCAACGACTCCCGCTATGGCCTGGCCGCCTCCGTCTGGACGCGCGACCTGGCGCGCGCCCACCGCGTGACCCGGCAGTTCGACGTTGGCATCGTCTGGGTCAACACCTGGTTCCTGCGCGACCTGCGCACGCCCTTCGGTGGCACACGCCTGTCAGGCATCGGCCGGGAAGGTGGGCGTCATTCGCTCGATTTCTACTCCTCCCTGACCACGATTTGCGTCAACCCCTGAGCCCATCGCGAGAGACCGCATGCTGAATCCTGAACTCATTCAGGCGGCGGACCAGCTCTGGTCCGCCGCCGAGCATCGCCAGCCCTGCCCGCCTGTGCGCGAAGCCATTGCGCAAGCCGCCGCCAGTGGCGCCGATCCGGTTGCGCTGGCCTACGCCATCCAGCAGCACAACACCGAGCGCGCGCGCGCTGCCGGGCGGCGCCTGGTCGGCCGCAAGATCGGCCTGACTTCCACGGCGGTGCAGCGCCAGCTCGGCGTTGACCAGCCGGACTTCGGCATGCTGTTTGCCGACATGGCCCGCCAGGACGGCGAGGATATCGATTGCGGCGATGTCTTGCAGCCCAAGGTCGAGGCCGAGGTCGCCCTGGTGTTGGAGCGCGACCTGCCGCACGCCACGCTCACCGTTGCCGACGTGATCCGGGCCACCGCCTTCGCGCTGCCGGCCATCGAGATCGTCGGCAGCCGCATCGCCGACTGGAATATCCGCCTGACCGACACCGTTGCCGATAACGCCTCCTCCGGCCTCTTCGTGCTGGGCACGCGCCCCGTGGCGCTCGCCGCGCTGGACCTGGTCAACTGTGGCATGAGCATGGAACTCGCCGGCGAGCCCGTCTCTGTCGGTGCCGGCGCCGCGTGCCTGGGCAACCCGCTCAACGCCGCCGTCTGGCTGGCCAATACCATGGCCCGCGTCGGTGCGCCGCTCAAGGCCGGCGACGTGATCCTGACCGGCGCCCTCGGCCCCATGGTGCCGGTCCGGCCGGGCAATGTCTTCACCGCACATATCGAAGGTTTGGGCGCCGTGACTGCGTCGTTCCGGACCGCCAGCAAGGAAGGAAATGCCTGACATGAAAGCACCCTGCAAAGTCGCCATCATCGGTTCCGGCAATATCGGCACCGACCTGATGATCAAGGTCCTGCGCCACGGCAAGCACGTGGCCATGGGGGCCATGGTGGGCATCGACCCCGCCTCCGAGGGGCTGGCGCGTGCGGCGCGCCTTGGCGTGCCCGTGACGGCCGAAGGCATCGACGGCCTGTTGGCCATGCCGGACCTGGGTGACATCCGCATTGCGTTCGATGCCACCAGCGCCGGCGCCCACGCGCGCCACAATGCAGCATTGCAGGCGCGAGGCGTGCGCGTGATCGACCTGACGCCTGCCGCCATCGGCCCCTACGTGGTGCCGAGCGTCAACGCCGGGGAGCACCTCGACGCACCGAACATCAATATGGTCACCTGTGGCGGCCAGGCCACCATCCCGATGGTCGCAGCGGTGGCCAGCGTGACCAAGGTCCACTACGCCGAGATCGTCGCCTCCATTGCCAGCAAGTCCGCCGGCCCGGGCACTCGCGCCAATATCGATGAATTCACCGAGACCACGTCGCGCGCCATCGAGACCGTGGGCGGCGCCACCAAGGGCAAGGCCATCATCATCCTCAATCCTGCCGAGCCGCCGTTGATCATGCGCGACACCGTGTGCTGCCTCACGGATGAGGCCGATACCGACGTCATCGAGGCAGCCGTGGCAGCCATGGTGGCGCGCGTGCAGGCCTATGTCCCCGGCTACCGCCTCAAGCAGCGCGTGCAGTTCGACCGTATCGACGCGCCCGTGCCCGTGCCGGGCGTAGGCCGCAAGACCGGCCTGAAGACATCGATCTTCCTGGAGGTGGAAGGCGCCGCGCACTACCTGCCTGCCTATGCGGGCAACCTTGACATCATGACCAGCGCCGCACTGGTTTGCGCCGAGCGCCTGGCGCAAACGCTGGTTGGCGCCAAGGCCACGTCGGCAGCATCAGCCTGAGGAGTCAATCATGACGAACAAGAAGCTCTATATTTCGGACGTGACGCTGCGCGACGGCAGCCATGCCGTGCGTCACCAGTATTCGGTCGAGCAGGTCCGTACCATTGCCCGCGCACTCGACCAGGCCGGCGTCGATTCGATCGAGGTGGCGCACGGCGATGGCCTGGCGGGCTCCAGTTTCAACTACGGATTTGGCGCCCATACCGATGTGGAATGGATTGCCGCCGTGGCGCAGACCGTGCAGCGCGCCAGGGTTGCCACCTTGCTGCTACCTGGCATCGGTACCTTGCATGACCTGACCGAAGCCCATGCGGCCGGTGCACGCGTGGTCCGGGTCGCAACGCACTGCACCGAGGCCGACACGGCGCGCCAGCACATCGAGACAGCCCGCGCCATGGATATGAACGTGGCCGGCTTCCTGATGATGAGTCATATGGCGTCGCCAGCCAAGCTGGCCGAGCAAGCCAAGCTGATGGAAAGCTATGGCGCGCACTGTGTCTATGTGGTGGACTCCGGCGGCGCCCTCACCATGGACGACGTGCGCGAGCGCTTCCGCGCCTTCAAGGACGTGCTGAAACCAGAGACAGAGACCGGCATCCACGCCCACCACAACCTCAGCCTGGGCGTGGCCAACAGCATCGTCGCGGTCGAGGAAGGCTGCGACCGCATCGACGCCAGCCTGGCCGGCATGGGCGCGGGCGCGGGCAATGCGCCGCTGGAGGTCTTCATCGCCGCGGCCGAACGCCTGGGCTGGCACCACGGCTGCGATCTTTACCGCCTGATGGACGCCGCCGACGACATCGTCCGTCCGCTGCAGGATCGGCCCGTCCGGGTCGACCGGGAAACGCTGGCACTGGGCTATGCCGGGGTGTATTCCAGCTTCCTGCGCCATGCCGAAGCAGCGGCTGCAAAGTACCGGCTCAAGACCGTGGACATCCTGGTGGAACTGGGGCGTCGGCGCATGGTGGGGGGCCAGGAAGACATGATTGTCGATGTGGCACTTGACCTTCTCCAGCGCCGGGAAACCTTCCGCACGGAGGCAGCATGAGCAGCCATCACGCATCCGTCGCCGCCGCGCTGGACGATGCCGCACGCAAGGCCGTCGCAGTCCCCCAGTTCAGCGGCAGCACACCGTTTTCCATCGAGGAGGCCTACCGCATCCAGGCCCTCTCGATCGAGCGCCGCTGCCAACGCGGCGAACGCCGCATCGGCATCAAGCTGGGCTTCACCAGCCGCGCCAAGATGGTCCAGATGGGGGTCGACAGCCTGATCTGGGGCTGGCTCACTGACGACATGGTCGAGGAGGATGGCGGCAGCGTGCAGCTGGAGAAGTACATCCACCCGCGCGCGGAGCCCGAGATCTGCTTCCTGTCACGGCGCGACATCGACCGGCCGTTGACCCTGCTTGAGGCGGTCCACTATATCGAAGCGGTCGCACCCGCCATCGAAATCATCGACTCACGTTACGAAGCGTTCAGGTTCACGCTGGAAGACGTGGTAGCGGACAACTGCTCATCCGCCGGCCTCGTGGTGGGGCCGTGGTCGGGCAAGCGCGACGCGCTTGCGAATCTCGGCGTTGTGATGCGCGTCGACGGGCGTGTCGCGCAGACCGGCTCGACCGCCGCCATCCTGGGTCATCCGCTGCGCAGCCTGGTCCAGGCTTCGCAGATCCTGGCCACGACCGGCACGATATTGCCCGCCGGAAGCCTGATCATGGCCGGCGCGGCTACGGCGGCTGAGGTGCTCGCGCGCGGCAACCATGTGTCAGCGATGGTCAGCGGACTTGGCACCGCGGCCTTTCATGCGGCATGAACGCAGTCCGCAAGGTCGCAAGGTTGATGGATGCCGCCAA
This genomic interval from Cupriavidus oxalaticus contains the following:
- a CDS encoding 2-keto-4-pentenoate hydratase; the encoded protein is MSSHHASVAAALDDAARKAVAVPQFSGSTPFSIEEAYRIQALSIERRCQRGERRIGIKLGFTSRAKMVQMGVDSLIWGWLTDDMVEEDGGSVQLEKYIHPRAEPEICFLSRRDIDRPLTLLEAVHYIEAVAPAIEIIDSRYEAFRFTLEDVVADNCSSAGLVVGPWSGKRDALANLGVVMRVDGRVAQTGSTAAILGHPLRSLVQASQILATTGTILPAGSLIMAGAATAAEVLARGNHVSAMVSGLGTAAFHAA